Proteins from one Rosa chinensis cultivar Old Blush chromosome 7, RchiOBHm-V2, whole genome shotgun sequence genomic window:
- the LOC112180986 gene encoding uncharacterized protein LOC112180986 isoform X1, whose amino-acid sequence MPPDGANSTALNFVGGIPFQLLYDAVKIAIRKTSKFKIHLINLQTMLDDLQSAQWVIQRIGDYNLQLRLPNDVIENLQRKMNDGRELVNTVSKLSRWDIRIWGNCYNCIGDDYGEQLNELNSNIRRLFQLLELQQQRNVAELLELGRSANDKLDEIKDKLDRMESRDRRKSEMIAELMEKLPQHNGTNGVQQVALSNGGEGAAPALREVFQQLFTEVIRLEVKNLMFKSLFQRLESTLYCLQPLVEEISKSTRVLYIQRQEVENFISCIVKGVELLCECSKVCKRVTHRKNDYTDKIQNLDESLQTLFIELIQQVGRSLKEAMDSADSIEAAIKEIEGISGVVQKNDVVSNVKEGTLVDSERVIEEALKPIEGSDAVQDQMKTDQLPHEHPSPAVGLDVHTLKKTSDDVNEETLLDLARVKDEVIKPIDDGSDVLKNETECEIAAAEPPSSSPAVGSAFESTSNATGGLKRLKEKKGQRQACMVLLACVSKGELKKCSERKEKVWGWGHEMGKKFCYCVFTPRLTLSASLQTRKISNCKKHDETEIIMQVEFPYQCIENIISLTTPADACRLSSISWRFRGAAESDGTWENFLPPDIHRILSQSTSSSATSVDPGISKSKKEFYLDLCDNPVLIDNGKMSFSLDKWSGKKCYMICARALHVVWSGEKHTYWKWISVPDSRFEEVACLNSVCWLEIRGKIDMQMMSPSTLYKAYIVYKLTADAYGFRVPVEVATRSRDYGFEYKDLDRDGFIEYPDKRRGCLNPDIQIDGTLSPKERVDGWLEMELGEFLCQGKEVGELEMICVEMNDLCWKSGLIVQGIEVRPERKEYCEAKGKARSHLRDKGKKAMTTI is encoded by the exons ATGCCGCCTGATGGGGCGAATTCTACTGCTTTAAACTTTGTTGGAGGAATACCTTTTCAGTTGCTGTATGATGCAGTTAAAATAGCCATTAGGAAGACTAGCAAGTTTAAAATTCACCTCATCAATCTCCAAACGATGCTAGACGATTTACAGTCAGCACAATGGGTTATCCAACGGATAGGAGATTATAATCTTCAACTGCGTCTCCCAAACGATGTAATCGAAAATCTTCAAAGAAAAATGAATGATGGTAGAGAGCTCGTGAACACGGTATCAAAACTTAGCAGGTGGGATATCCGCATCTGGGGCAATTGCTACAACTGCATAGGAGATGACTATGGCGAACAGCTTAATGAATTGAACAGTAATATTAGAAGACTGTTTCAACTACTAGAGCTTCAGCAACAGAGGAATGTGGCCGAGCTCTTAGAGTTGGGAAGATCCGCCAATGACAAATTAGATGAAATCAAAGACAAACTAGATAGAATGGAATCACGGGAtagaaggaaatcagaaatgaTTGCTGAGTTGATGGAGAAGCTGCCGCAGCATAATGGAACGAATGGTGTGCAACAAGTTGCATTGTCAAATGGAGGAGAAGGGGCAGCTCCTGCTCTAAGAGAAGTATTCCAGCAGCTTTTCACTGAAGTTATAAGATTGGAGGTCAAGAATCTGATGTTTAAAAGCCTCTTCCAAAGATTAGAATCCACGCTATACTGCTTACAACCATTGGTAGAAGAGATATCAAAATCTACGAGGGTATTGTATATTCAAAGGCAAGAAGTAGAAAATTTTATTAGTTGTATAGTGAAGGGTGTAGAGCTCCTTTGCGAATGCTCTAAGGTTTGCAAGAGGGTCACCCATAGAAAGAACGATTACACtgacaaaattcaaaatttggatGAATCTCTTCAGACGCTCTTCATTGAACTGATACAGCAGGTGGGAAGGAGTTTGAAAGAGGCCATGGATTCGGCAGATAGTATAGAGGCGGCGATCAAAGAAATTGAAGGGATTAGTGGTGTGGTACAAAAGAATGATGTTGTGAGCAATGTGAAGGAGGGGACATTGGTGGATTCGGAAAGGGTTATAGAGGAGGCATTGAAGCCTATTGAAGGGAGTGATGCGGTACAAGATCAAATGAAAACTGATCAATTGCCGCATGAACATCCTTCACCTGCAGTTGGATTGGATGTACACACCTTGAAGAAAACAAGTGATGATGTGAATGAGGAGACATTGTTGGATTTGGCAAGGGTTAAAGACGAGGTCATCAAGCCTATTGATGACGGGAGTGATGTGTTGAAAAATGAAACTGAATGTGAAATTGCAGCAGCTGAACCACCATCTTCATCGCCAGCAGTTGGATCGGCATTCGAATCCACAAGCAATGCAACGGGAGGGCTCAAACGACTTAAGGAAAAG AAAGGGCAAAGGCAAGCATGCATGGTACTTCTCGCTTGTGTCTCTAAGGGAGAACTAAAGAAATGttctgaaagaaaagaaaaggtttggggatggggtcATGAAATGGGCAAAAAGttttgttattgtgttttcaCTCCTAGGCTCACATTAAGTGCCTCTCTACAAACTCGAAAAATATCTAATTGTAAG AAACACGATGAAACAGAAATCATCATGCAAGTGGAGTTTCCCTACCAATGCATAGAAAACATTATCTCCCTGACCACTCCTGCAGACGCATGCAGACTGTCCTCGATTTCTTGGAGATTCCGGGGCGCTGCAGAATCCGACGGAActtgggaaaatttccttccTCCTGATATCCACAGGATCCTATCCCAGTCCACGTCTTCATCTGCTACATCAGTTGACCCTGGCATCTCCAAATCCAAGAAGGAGTTTTACCTCGATCTCTGTGACAACCCAGTTCTCATCGACAATGGCAAGATGAGCTTTTCGCTGGACAAATGGAGTGGGAAGAAATGTTATATGATTTGTGCAAGGGCACTTCATGTTGTTTGGTCAGGAGAAAAACATACATACTGGAAATGGATTTCTGTGCCCGATTCCAGGTTTGAGGAGGTGGCTTGTCTGAACAGTGTTTGTTGGCTTGAAATCCGTGGAAAAATTGATATGCAGATGATGTCTCCATCCACTCTTTATAAGGCTTATATTGTGTATAAGCTAACTGCAGACGCATATGGATTTCGAGTACCTGTAGAGGTCGCAACTCGTTCAAGGGATTATGGATTTGAATATAAAGATCTTGATCGTGACGGGTTTATAGAATACCCGGATAAGCGGAGAGGGTGTCTGAATCCTGATATACAAATCGATGGAACTCTATCTCCAAAGGAAAGAGTGGACGGCTGGTTGGAAATGGAGCTGGGTGAGTTTTTATGCCAAGGAAAAGAAGTTGGGGAGTTGGAAATGATATGTGTGGAAATGAACGATCTGTGTTGGAAGAGTGGTCTTATTGTGCAAGGAATTGAGGTCAGGCcagaaagaaaggaatattgTGAGGCCAAAGGCAAGGCAAGATCACATTTGCGAGACAAAGGCAAGAAAGCAATGACCACGATCTGA
- the LOC112180986 gene encoding uncharacterized protein LOC112180986 isoform X3: protein MPPDGANSTALNFVGGIPFQLLYDAVKIAIRKTSKFKIHLINLQTMLDDLQSAQWVIQRIGDYNLQLRLPNDVIENLQRKMNDGRELVNTVSKLSRWDIRIWGNCYNCIGDDYGEQLNELNSNIRRLFQLLELQQQRNVAELLELGRSANDKLDEIKDKLDRMESRDRRKSEMIAELMEKLPQHNGTNGVQQVALSNGGEGAAPALREVFQQLFTEVIRLEVKNLMFKSLFQRLESTLYCLQPLVEEISKSTRVLYIQRQEVENFISCIVKGVELLCECSKVCKRVTHRKNDYTDKIQNLDESLQTLFIELIQQVGRSLKEAMDSADSIEAAIKEIEGISGVVQKNDVVSNVKEGTLVDSERVIEEALKPIEGSDAVQDQMKTDQLPHEHPSPAVGLDVHTLKKTSDDVNEETLLDLARVKDEVIKPIDDGSDVLKNETECEIAAAEPPSSSPAVGSAFESTSNATGGLKRLKEKKHDETEIIMQVEFPYQCIENIISLTTPADACRLSSISWRFRGAAESDGTWENFLPPDIHRILSQSTSSSATSVDPGISKSKKEFYLDLCDNPVLIDNGKMSFSLDKWSGKKCYMICARALHVVWSGEKHTYWKWISVPDSRFEEVACLNSVCWLEIRGKIDMQMMSPSTLYKAYIVYKLTADAYGFRVPVEVATRSRDYGFEYKDLDRDGFIEYPDKRRGCLNPDIQIDGTLSPKERVDGWLEMELGEFLCQGKEVGELEMICVEMNDLCWKSGLIVQGIEVRPERKEYCEAKGKARSHLRDKGKKAMTTI, encoded by the exons ATGCCGCCTGATGGGGCGAATTCTACTGCTTTAAACTTTGTTGGAGGAATACCTTTTCAGTTGCTGTATGATGCAGTTAAAATAGCCATTAGGAAGACTAGCAAGTTTAAAATTCACCTCATCAATCTCCAAACGATGCTAGACGATTTACAGTCAGCACAATGGGTTATCCAACGGATAGGAGATTATAATCTTCAACTGCGTCTCCCAAACGATGTAATCGAAAATCTTCAAAGAAAAATGAATGATGGTAGAGAGCTCGTGAACACGGTATCAAAACTTAGCAGGTGGGATATCCGCATCTGGGGCAATTGCTACAACTGCATAGGAGATGACTATGGCGAACAGCTTAATGAATTGAACAGTAATATTAGAAGACTGTTTCAACTACTAGAGCTTCAGCAACAGAGGAATGTGGCCGAGCTCTTAGAGTTGGGAAGATCCGCCAATGACAAATTAGATGAAATCAAAGACAAACTAGATAGAATGGAATCACGGGAtagaaggaaatcagaaatgaTTGCTGAGTTGATGGAGAAGCTGCCGCAGCATAATGGAACGAATGGTGTGCAACAAGTTGCATTGTCAAATGGAGGAGAAGGGGCAGCTCCTGCTCTAAGAGAAGTATTCCAGCAGCTTTTCACTGAAGTTATAAGATTGGAGGTCAAGAATCTGATGTTTAAAAGCCTCTTCCAAAGATTAGAATCCACGCTATACTGCTTACAACCATTGGTAGAAGAGATATCAAAATCTACGAGGGTATTGTATATTCAAAGGCAAGAAGTAGAAAATTTTATTAGTTGTATAGTGAAGGGTGTAGAGCTCCTTTGCGAATGCTCTAAGGTTTGCAAGAGGGTCACCCATAGAAAGAACGATTACACtgacaaaattcaaaatttggatGAATCTCTTCAGACGCTCTTCATTGAACTGATACAGCAGGTGGGAAGGAGTTTGAAAGAGGCCATGGATTCGGCAGATAGTATAGAGGCGGCGATCAAAGAAATTGAAGGGATTAGTGGTGTGGTACAAAAGAATGATGTTGTGAGCAATGTGAAGGAGGGGACATTGGTGGATTCGGAAAGGGTTATAGAGGAGGCATTGAAGCCTATTGAAGGGAGTGATGCGGTACAAGATCAAATGAAAACTGATCAATTGCCGCATGAACATCCTTCACCTGCAGTTGGATTGGATGTACACACCTTGAAGAAAACAAGTGATGATGTGAATGAGGAGACATTGTTGGATTTGGCAAGGGTTAAAGACGAGGTCATCAAGCCTATTGATGACGGGAGTGATGTGTTGAAAAATGAAACTGAATGTGAAATTGCAGCAGCTGAACCACCATCTTCATCGCCAGCAGTTGGATCGGCATTCGAATCCACAAGCAATGCAACGGGAGGGCTCAAACGACTTAAGGAAAAG AAACACGATGAAACAGAAATCATCATGCAAGTGGAGTTTCCCTACCAATGCATAGAAAACATTATCTCCCTGACCACTCCTGCAGACGCATGCAGACTGTCCTCGATTTCTTGGAGATTCCGGGGCGCTGCAGAATCCGACGGAActtgggaaaatttccttccTCCTGATATCCACAGGATCCTATCCCAGTCCACGTCTTCATCTGCTACATCAGTTGACCCTGGCATCTCCAAATCCAAGAAGGAGTTTTACCTCGATCTCTGTGACAACCCAGTTCTCATCGACAATGGCAAGATGAGCTTTTCGCTGGACAAATGGAGTGGGAAGAAATGTTATATGATTTGTGCAAGGGCACTTCATGTTGTTTGGTCAGGAGAAAAACATACATACTGGAAATGGATTTCTGTGCCCGATTCCAGGTTTGAGGAGGTGGCTTGTCTGAACAGTGTTTGTTGGCTTGAAATCCGTGGAAAAATTGATATGCAGATGATGTCTCCATCCACTCTTTATAAGGCTTATATTGTGTATAAGCTAACTGCAGACGCATATGGATTTCGAGTACCTGTAGAGGTCGCAACTCGTTCAAGGGATTATGGATTTGAATATAAAGATCTTGATCGTGACGGGTTTATAGAATACCCGGATAAGCGGAGAGGGTGTCTGAATCCTGATATACAAATCGATGGAACTCTATCTCCAAAGGAAAGAGTGGACGGCTGGTTGGAAATGGAGCTGGGTGAGTTTTTATGCCAAGGAAAAGAAGTTGGGGAGTTGGAAATGATATGTGTGGAAATGAACGATCTGTGTTGGAAGAGTGGTCTTATTGTGCAAGGAATTGAGGTCAGGCcagaaagaaaggaatattgTGAGGCCAAAGGCAAGGCAAGATCACATTTGCGAGACAAAGGCAAGAAAGCAATGACCACGATCTGA
- the LOC112180986 gene encoding uncharacterized protein LOC112180986 isoform X2 translates to MLDDLQSAQWVIQRIGDYNLQLRLPNDVIENLQRKMNDGRELVNTVSKLSRWDIRIWGNCYNCIGDDYGEQLNELNSNIRRLFQLLELQQQRNVAELLELGRSANDKLDEIKDKLDRMESRDRRKSEMIAELMEKLPQHNGTNGVQQVALSNGGEGAAPALREVFQQLFTEVIRLEVKNLMFKSLFQRLESTLYCLQPLVEEISKSTRVLYIQRQEVENFISCIVKGVELLCECSKVCKRVTHRKNDYTDKIQNLDESLQTLFIELIQQVGRSLKEAMDSADSIEAAIKEIEGISGVVQKNDVVSNVKEGTLVDSERVIEEALKPIEGSDAVQDQMKTDQLPHEHPSPAVGLDVHTLKKTSDDVNEETLLDLARVKDEVIKPIDDGSDVLKNETECEIAAAEPPSSSPAVGSAFESTSNATGGLKRLKEKKGQRQACMVLLACVSKGELKKCSERKEKVWGWGHEMGKKFCYCVFTPRLTLSASLQTRKISNCKKHDETEIIMQVEFPYQCIENIISLTTPADACRLSSISWRFRGAAESDGTWENFLPPDIHRILSQSTSSSATSVDPGISKSKKEFYLDLCDNPVLIDNGKMSFSLDKWSGKKCYMICARALHVVWSGEKHTYWKWISVPDSRFEEVACLNSVCWLEIRGKIDMQMMSPSTLYKAYIVYKLTADAYGFRVPVEVATRSRDYGFEYKDLDRDGFIEYPDKRRGCLNPDIQIDGTLSPKERVDGWLEMELGEFLCQGKEVGELEMICVEMNDLCWKSGLIVQGIEVRPERKEYCEAKGKARSHLRDKGKKAMTTI, encoded by the exons ATGCTAGACGATTTACAGTCAGCACAATGGGTTATCCAACGGATAGGAGATTATAATCTTCAACTGCGTCTCCCAAACGATGTAATCGAAAATCTTCAAAGAAAAATGAATGATGGTAGAGAGCTCGTGAACACGGTATCAAAACTTAGCAGGTGGGATATCCGCATCTGGGGCAATTGCTACAACTGCATAGGAGATGACTATGGCGAACAGCTTAATGAATTGAACAGTAATATTAGAAGACTGTTTCAACTACTAGAGCTTCAGCAACAGAGGAATGTGGCCGAGCTCTTAGAGTTGGGAAGATCCGCCAATGACAAATTAGATGAAATCAAAGACAAACTAGATAGAATGGAATCACGGGAtagaaggaaatcagaaatgaTTGCTGAGTTGATGGAGAAGCTGCCGCAGCATAATGGAACGAATGGTGTGCAACAAGTTGCATTGTCAAATGGAGGAGAAGGGGCAGCTCCTGCTCTAAGAGAAGTATTCCAGCAGCTTTTCACTGAAGTTATAAGATTGGAGGTCAAGAATCTGATGTTTAAAAGCCTCTTCCAAAGATTAGAATCCACGCTATACTGCTTACAACCATTGGTAGAAGAGATATCAAAATCTACGAGGGTATTGTATATTCAAAGGCAAGAAGTAGAAAATTTTATTAGTTGTATAGTGAAGGGTGTAGAGCTCCTTTGCGAATGCTCTAAGGTTTGCAAGAGGGTCACCCATAGAAAGAACGATTACACtgacaaaattcaaaatttggatGAATCTCTTCAGACGCTCTTCATTGAACTGATACAGCAGGTGGGAAGGAGTTTGAAAGAGGCCATGGATTCGGCAGATAGTATAGAGGCGGCGATCAAAGAAATTGAAGGGATTAGTGGTGTGGTACAAAAGAATGATGTTGTGAGCAATGTGAAGGAGGGGACATTGGTGGATTCGGAAAGGGTTATAGAGGAGGCATTGAAGCCTATTGAAGGGAGTGATGCGGTACAAGATCAAATGAAAACTGATCAATTGCCGCATGAACATCCTTCACCTGCAGTTGGATTGGATGTACACACCTTGAAGAAAACAAGTGATGATGTGAATGAGGAGACATTGTTGGATTTGGCAAGGGTTAAAGACGAGGTCATCAAGCCTATTGATGACGGGAGTGATGTGTTGAAAAATGAAACTGAATGTGAAATTGCAGCAGCTGAACCACCATCTTCATCGCCAGCAGTTGGATCGGCATTCGAATCCACAAGCAATGCAACGGGAGGGCTCAAACGACTTAAGGAAAAG AAAGGGCAAAGGCAAGCATGCATGGTACTTCTCGCTTGTGTCTCTAAGGGAGAACTAAAGAAATGttctgaaagaaaagaaaaggtttggggatggggtcATGAAATGGGCAAAAAGttttgttattgtgttttcaCTCCTAGGCTCACATTAAGTGCCTCTCTACAAACTCGAAAAATATCTAATTGTAAG AAACACGATGAAACAGAAATCATCATGCAAGTGGAGTTTCCCTACCAATGCATAGAAAACATTATCTCCCTGACCACTCCTGCAGACGCATGCAGACTGTCCTCGATTTCTTGGAGATTCCGGGGCGCTGCAGAATCCGACGGAActtgggaaaatttccttccTCCTGATATCCACAGGATCCTATCCCAGTCCACGTCTTCATCTGCTACATCAGTTGACCCTGGCATCTCCAAATCCAAGAAGGAGTTTTACCTCGATCTCTGTGACAACCCAGTTCTCATCGACAATGGCAAGATGAGCTTTTCGCTGGACAAATGGAGTGGGAAGAAATGTTATATGATTTGTGCAAGGGCACTTCATGTTGTTTGGTCAGGAGAAAAACATACATACTGGAAATGGATTTCTGTGCCCGATTCCAGGTTTGAGGAGGTGGCTTGTCTGAACAGTGTTTGTTGGCTTGAAATCCGTGGAAAAATTGATATGCAGATGATGTCTCCATCCACTCTTTATAAGGCTTATATTGTGTATAAGCTAACTGCAGACGCATATGGATTTCGAGTACCTGTAGAGGTCGCAACTCGTTCAAGGGATTATGGATTTGAATATAAAGATCTTGATCGTGACGGGTTTATAGAATACCCGGATAAGCGGAGAGGGTGTCTGAATCCTGATATACAAATCGATGGAACTCTATCTCCAAAGGAAAGAGTGGACGGCTGGTTGGAAATGGAGCTGGGTGAGTTTTTATGCCAAGGAAAAGAAGTTGGGGAGTTGGAAATGATATGTGTGGAAATGAACGATCTGTGTTGGAAGAGTGGTCTTATTGTGCAAGGAATTGAGGTCAGGCcagaaagaaaggaatattgTGAGGCCAAAGGCAAGGCAAGATCACATTTGCGAGACAAAGGCAAGAAAGCAATGACCACGATCTGA